One Alicyclobacillus acidoterrestris DNA window includes the following coding sequences:
- a CDS encoding aldo/keto reductase, translating to MVNRIDQTVTLNNGVEMPWFGLGVYKAKAGSEVENAIRDAIEIGYRHVDTAALYENEESVGEAIRSSGLSREDIFVTTKLWNTDQGYESTLQAFETSRKKLKFDYIDLYLIHWPGKDKFVDTWKAFEKLYRDGYIRAIGVSNFQVHHLETLLKHAEIRPTVNQVEYHPRLTQEPLKAFCESQQIQLEAWAPLMRGRLLDNDVILDIAKKYGKTPSQVILRWDLDTKVITIPKSVHRARIEENADIFDFQLNAEEISRIGQLNQNERTGPDPDEMVF from the coding sequence ATGGTAAATCGCATTGATCAGACGGTGACACTCAACAACGGCGTCGAGATGCCTTGGTTTGGGCTCGGTGTCTACAAGGCAAAAGCTGGGTCAGAGGTGGAGAATGCGATTCGTGACGCGATTGAGATTGGCTATCGTCACGTGGACACGGCTGCGCTGTATGAAAACGAGGAAAGTGTAGGCGAAGCCATTCGCAGTTCCGGTCTGTCGCGCGAAGACATTTTTGTCACGACGAAGCTGTGGAATACAGATCAGGGATACGAAAGCACGCTGCAGGCGTTTGAGACCAGTCGAAAGAAATTGAAATTTGACTACATAGACCTATACCTCATTCATTGGCCGGGGAAAGACAAGTTCGTCGATACTTGGAAGGCGTTCGAAAAACTCTATCGCGATGGGTATATTCGCGCGATTGGCGTCAGCAATTTCCAAGTGCATCATTTGGAGACTCTGTTGAAGCATGCGGAAATTCGTCCAACTGTCAACCAAGTCGAATATCATCCACGGTTGACGCAGGAACCGTTGAAGGCGTTCTGCGAGTCTCAACAAATTCAGCTGGAAGCCTGGGCGCCACTCATGCGGGGACGCTTACTCGACAACGACGTGATTCTTGATATCGCAAAAAAATACGGCAAGACACCATCGCAGGTCATTTTGCGTTGGGACTTGGACACAAAGGTCATTACCATCCCGAAGTCTGTTCATCGGGCGCGCATTGAAGAGAATGCCGACATTTTTGATTTTCAGCTCAACGCGGAGGAGATTTCGCGGATAGGACAGCTGAATCAAAATGAAAGAACGGGCCCAGATCCCGATGAAATGGTGTTTTAA
- a CDS encoding transposase, which yields MYILQPSLFSFEDWLEIDSSDRLPLFFAVLDLQPYASKLRKQSPQGAKPMNREAILRALLAAPLEGISTFTRLHERLARDIRFRYQCGFRIDEAAPSVSTLSRVFSAVVELGLAEKLFIDLVSQCKEASIINGRHLAVDSAAVKSYEKKQPKSKSQETGNANWGAKYDTFGNKLAWFGYKFHLAVDTASELPVALDVTPANVFDGEMAAPLLEHVVTTHGWKIDFVMMDAGYDQVKNYETVRQYGAQAIIAMNKRGEKEPPEGIASDGTPRCTMGYDMVYWGADGDRLKFRCPHAVGKVDCPLGIATCSESNYGMVVKKRITEDIRRYCAPHRGTQNWKLLYNERTAVERCNARLKTNLTANDVHVRGIRKVKTHMFLNAIVLLASALAVNHIERHKKTA from the coding sequence TTGTATATTCTCCAACCATCGCTCTTTTCCTTTGAAGACTGGCTAGAAATTGACTCCAGCGATCGTCTGCCCTTGTTCTTCGCTGTCTTGGATTTACAACCCTATGCTTCGAAATTGAGAAAACAGTCACCCCAAGGCGCGAAACCTATGAATCGTGAAGCGATTCTGCGCGCACTGCTGGCTGCTCCGCTTGAAGGAATCTCAACGTTCACAAGGCTTCATGAACGGTTGGCGCGAGATATACGCTTTCGCTACCAGTGTGGGTTTCGAATCGACGAAGCAGCCCCGTCGGTCTCCACACTGAGTCGCGTGTTTTCAGCCGTTGTTGAGTTGGGTCTCGCTGAGAAGCTCTTCATTGACCTGGTCAGTCAATGTAAAGAAGCGAGCATCATCAACGGACGCCATTTGGCTGTGGACAGTGCCGCCGTGAAGTCCTACGAGAAAAAACAACCTAAGTCCAAGAGCCAGGAAACGGGCAATGCCAACTGGGGCGCAAAATACGATACCTTTGGCAACAAACTTGCTTGGTTCGGATACAAATTCCACTTGGCTGTGGACACCGCGAGTGAACTGCCAGTTGCTTTGGATGTCACACCAGCGAACGTCTTTGATGGTGAGATGGCGGCGCCATTGCTGGAACACGTCGTGACGACGCACGGTTGGAAAATCGACTTTGTCATGATGGACGCTGGATATGATCAAGTCAAAAACTATGAAACGGTTCGTCAATATGGTGCACAGGCAATTATCGCGATGAACAAGCGCGGTGAAAAAGAACCGCCTGAAGGAATCGCATCGGACGGGACGCCGCGTTGCACGATGGGATATGACATGGTGTATTGGGGTGCAGACGGTGACCGACTAAAGTTTCGCTGCCCGCACGCGGTTGGGAAGGTAGATTGTCCGCTTGGAATCGCGACATGTTCCGAATCCAACTACGGTATGGTGGTCAAAAAGCGGATCACAGAAGATATTCGGCGTTACTGCGCACCACACCGAGGCACGCAGAATTGGAAGCTGTTATACAACGAGCGAACTGCTGTAGAGCGTTGTAACGCAAGGCTTAAGACGAATTTGACGGCGAACGACGTCCATGTCCGAGGCATCCGAAAAGTAAAGACACACATGTTCCTCAACGCGATCGTGTTACTTGCATCGGCACTAGCTGTGAACCATATCGAACGACACAAGAAGACTGCATAA
- a CDS encoding LysM peptidoglycan-binding domain-containing protein, which produces MTRQVRIGLTLLFAALFVVIAFTYIAGASLWATRSASSRTTESRKPITDAPTDHPRTNPNVRVTVVHTPEVAPSNRIFADRIHSLPMQKKSRTEAIATHIKVQPGDSLWSIATSHNTTVETLKSANHLASDTLQIGQALNVPSTTAKPTIPVTAPASTENTLHYTIQSGDTLWSISLAYGVSINALEADNHLSSGAPLHIGQQLIIHAPTANYTPSKSSQALIQEAPSNLLPVYQAAGKKYDIPWTVLTAIHKEETDFDCTGQDVSSAGAIGPMQFMPSTFAIFGVPAPGHQTADIHNVYDAIYSTAHMLEATGFSRDPYHAIYEYNHSVSYVRDILRMSAV; this is translated from the coding sequence GTGACAAGGCAGGTTCGCATTGGCCTGACGCTGCTGTTTGCGGCGCTGTTTGTTGTTATCGCCTTTACCTATATCGCAGGCGCATCGCTTTGGGCCACTCGCAGCGCGTCATCGCGTACCACAGAGTCGCGAAAGCCCATCACCGATGCGCCTACGGACCATCCGCGAACGAATCCCAATGTCCGGGTAACCGTCGTGCATACCCCAGAGGTCGCGCCTAGCAACAGGATATTTGCCGACCGCATTCACTCGTTGCCGATGCAAAAAAAGTCCAGGACAGAAGCCATTGCCACGCACATCAAGGTCCAACCAGGAGATTCTCTGTGGTCGATTGCAACATCCCACAACACCACCGTGGAAACATTGAAATCTGCCAATCATTTGGCTTCAGATACGCTGCAAATTGGACAAGCCTTAAACGTCCCTTCGACGACAGCCAAACCCACCATACCCGTCACCGCACCCGCATCTACGGAAAATACGTTGCACTACACAATTCAGTCCGGAGATACCCTCTGGTCCATCTCGCTCGCATATGGCGTCTCCATCAACGCATTAGAGGCGGACAATCACCTCTCCAGTGGCGCGCCACTGCACATCGGTCAGCAATTGATCATCCATGCACCCACCGCAAACTACACACCTTCCAAATCATCGCAAGCCTTGATTCAAGAAGCACCGTCGAATCTGCTCCCCGTGTATCAAGCAGCGGGGAAAAAATACGATATCCCTTGGACTGTCCTCACCGCAATTCACAAGGAGGAGACGGATTTCGATTGCACTGGACAAGACGTTAGCTCCGCTGGCGCAATCGGCCCGATGCAATTCATGCCATCGACGTTTGCCATCTTTGGCGTACCTGCCCCAGGGCACCAGACCGCAGACATTCACAATGTCTACGACGCAATCTATTCAACCGCACACATGCTTGAAGCGACGGGATTTTCGCGAGATCCATATCACGCAATCTACGAATACAATCATTCTGTCTCATACGTGAGAGATATTCTTCGAATGTCGGCGGTGTAA
- a CDS encoding vWA domain-containing protein gives MQTFRFDAPADTWWIELQLSDLAVALSQEKDLTVSYGLHSVWKWHGRELTISTFWESLGLADRVRAQKADIYLRALGNRLWTQPDVMAQAWKDALDTRFPKLARQLLCAAEDARLARLLAAQRPGTVPALRVRAAAYGRLLEQNRRSRERDGRLADLFFSDAYLMLNDLTPKATGYWMNHPEMRGFVERATKARSSADVVAALFDWMCAPDFPLPDTNVADTSYDWFAFDFDEAATEAAAQRFVADTPAAAKQQGKLQDAADADEQRQEQLEVWTQEQNTRASAAYAMENQENQSVPNATGGAREGDDDPDSVIVRRGRSNAGVHPDSGEPEESTDVQLVTSDMADGAWAVGVKEVPRRLPDSSSEDKVRAWAASTRMASNKLVKLFHRVMLHEMRARQQNTRHGRLDKRLTRLVTEQNPRLFYHKSDANQRFDVAVQLLVDCSGSMYERLEVMKPTLFLFHDTLRQLGIPHDVCGFWEDTMHTATASAAQPVTHLLHAITFQDGMQKDVARYLDLLQPQLDNRDGHAIRLVGQQLHARQERQKWLLVVSDGEPAAENYRDAVKDTKNAIRSLQAKGIHVMHLCLAHADDLQTLETLKQLYGAGCVVVRDVGEFPAAMERALALMIRTTA, from the coding sequence GTGCAAACTTTTCGTTTTGACGCCCCGGCGGATACGTGGTGGATTGAACTTCAATTATCCGATCTCGCCGTCGCCCTCAGCCAAGAGAAGGATTTAACCGTTTCTTACGGGCTGCACTCGGTTTGGAAGTGGCACGGGCGAGAACTGACCATTTCGACGTTTTGGGAGTCGCTTGGGCTGGCGGATCGGGTGAGGGCACAAAAGGCGGACATCTATTTGCGTGCACTCGGAAACCGTTTGTGGACACAGCCGGACGTGATGGCGCAAGCGTGGAAGGACGCGTTGGACACGCGCTTCCCCAAACTGGCCCGCCAGTTGTTGTGTGCTGCAGAGGACGCGAGACTGGCGCGTTTGCTTGCCGCACAACGCCCTGGTACGGTCCCTGCACTGCGAGTTCGCGCGGCGGCGTATGGGCGGCTTCTGGAGCAAAACCGGAGGAGTCGCGAACGGGATGGTCGGTTGGCTGATCTGTTCTTTTCGGATGCGTATCTCATGCTGAATGACTTGACGCCAAAAGCAACCGGTTACTGGATGAATCACCCCGAAATGCGGGGCTTCGTCGAGCGCGCCACGAAAGCGCGATCGTCTGCAGATGTCGTGGCAGCGCTCTTTGACTGGATGTGTGCGCCCGATTTTCCTTTACCGGACACGAACGTTGCCGACACGTCGTACGACTGGTTTGCCTTTGACTTCGATGAAGCCGCGACCGAAGCTGCGGCGCAACGTTTTGTTGCGGACACACCTGCGGCGGCAAAACAACAGGGTAAGTTGCAGGATGCAGCAGATGCAGATGAACAACGACAAGAGCAACTGGAAGTTTGGACACAGGAACAGAACACGCGCGCAAGCGCAGCTTATGCGATGGAGAATCAGGAAAATCAGAGTGTGCCAAATGCAACTGGTGGTGCGCGCGAAGGGGACGATGACCCGGACTCAGTGATTGTGCGACGCGGGCGCTCCAACGCCGGGGTTCACCCGGACAGCGGGGAACCAGAGGAGAGTACCGACGTTCAATTGGTGACAAGTGACATGGCCGACGGCGCATGGGCGGTTGGTGTGAAAGAAGTGCCGCGTCGTCTGCCGGATAGCTCGTCGGAAGACAAAGTTCGGGCTTGGGCGGCTTCCACGCGGATGGCGAGCAACAAGCTCGTGAAGCTGTTTCATCGAGTCATGCTTCACGAGATGCGCGCGCGTCAGCAAAATACGCGCCACGGCCGCTTAGACAAGCGCTTGACGCGACTTGTTACCGAGCAGAACCCAAGACTTTTTTATCATAAATCGGACGCCAATCAACGCTTCGACGTCGCGGTTCAGCTGTTGGTGGATTGTTCTGGCTCCATGTACGAGCGACTGGAAGTGATGAAGCCGACCTTGTTTTTATTCCATGACACGTTGCGGCAATTAGGAATCCCTCACGACGTCTGCGGCTTTTGGGAAGACACGATGCATACGGCGACCGCGTCTGCTGCACAGCCCGTGACACATCTTCTGCACGCGATTACATTTCAAGACGGAATGCAGAAGGACGTGGCGCGTTACCTAGATTTACTGCAACCACAACTGGACAATCGAGACGGACACGCCATTCGTCTGGTTGGCCAACAACTGCACGCTCGTCAGGAGCGACAAAAGTGGCTGTTGGTGGTGTCCGATGGCGAACCGGCGGCGGAAAATTATCGCGACGCCGTCAAGGATACGAAAAACGCCATCCGTTCGTTGCAGGCAAAAGGTATTCACGTCATGCATCTGTGTCTCGCACACGCCGATGATCTGCAAACGCTGGAGACGCTCAAACAGTTGTACGGCGCTGGCTGCGTCGTCGTACGCGATGTCGGCGAGTTTCCGGCCGCGATGGAGCGGGCACTGGCGTTGATGATTCGCACGACCGCCTAG
- a CDS encoding ATP-binding protein, protein MNGWTLDDIEMPVPTEDLNIKNYRDALDDKGFVTEDINLLRDALIALTLSKNLLLRGPTGSGKTKLAESLAEKLRLPMESINCSVDLDAEALLGFKTLVTDNGHSEIQFIEGPVVRAMREGHLLYIDEINMARPETLPILNSILDYRRQLTNPFTAETVVAHPRFRVIAAINEGYVGTLPMNEALRNRFIVIDVPYLSGAPLKALIEARTQLGNEQVINQFVALSADIVAATKVGEVSEEAASIRALLDACDLAAYIPALRAVARAIAAKLDDEREKTVVMNLAETYFTQA, encoded by the coding sequence ATGAATGGTTGGACATTAGACGACATTGAGATGCCAGTGCCCACAGAGGACTTGAATATAAAGAATTACCGCGATGCACTCGACGATAAGGGGTTTGTCACAGAGGACATCAACCTGCTTAGGGATGCGCTCATTGCGCTCACTTTATCGAAGAATTTGTTGCTGCGGGGGCCAACAGGATCCGGTAAAACAAAGCTGGCCGAATCGTTAGCGGAAAAATTGCGCTTGCCGATGGAAAGCATTAATTGTTCGGTCGATCTCGACGCGGAAGCTTTACTGGGCTTCAAAACACTGGTGACCGACAACGGTCACTCGGAGATTCAGTTTATCGAAGGTCCTGTCGTGCGGGCGATGCGCGAGGGGCATTTGTTGTATATCGATGAAATCAACATGGCGCGTCCCGAGACGCTGCCAATTTTGAATAGCATCTTAGACTATCGCAGGCAACTGACCAATCCATTTACGGCCGAGACGGTCGTGGCACACCCTCGATTTCGCGTGATTGCGGCGATTAATGAAGGCTACGTGGGTACGCTCCCGATGAATGAGGCGCTGCGGAATCGGTTTATTGTGATAGATGTCCCGTATCTGTCAGGAGCGCCATTGAAGGCGTTGATTGAAGCGAGGACACAACTTGGAAATGAACAGGTCATCAATCAGTTTGTCGCGCTGTCTGCCGATATCGTGGCGGCGACGAAGGTCGGCGAGGTGAGTGAGGAGGCCGCATCCATTCGCGCGTTGTTGGACGCGTGTGATTTGGCGGCATATATTCCTGCGCTGCGGGCGGTGGCGCGCGCAATTGCTGCAAAACTAGACGACGAGCGCGAAAAAACTGTCGTCATGAATTTGGCCGAAACCTATTTCACACAAGCATGA
- a CDS encoding GGDEF domain-containing protein — translation MKDVYRRLNHDALTGAFSRSFGEFYLAELLNTREVGLLYADIDHFKEINDTYGHHVGDQALKLLVHLLRPVVQSPNALIRLGGDEFLLVFPDAAPGDEERLRRLIHTALDGHLLLQDEQGICIANLSISLGWAHAAQGSPWARVLHQADLSMYEHKEARRRP, via the coding sequence ATGAAAGATGTGTACCGACGATTGAATCACGATGCCTTGACCGGGGCATTTTCTCGGAGCTTTGGCGAGTTTTACCTCGCGGAATTGCTCAACACGCGCGAGGTTGGCTTACTCTATGCGGATATCGATCATTTTAAAGAGATAAACGACACTTATGGGCACCACGTGGGAGATCAGGCGCTGAAATTGCTCGTTCATTTGTTGCGTCCGGTGGTGCAGTCACCCAATGCCCTGATTCGACTTGGCGGTGACGAATTTTTGTTGGTGTTTCCAGACGCGGCGCCTGGAGATGAAGAACGGTTACGCAGATTAATTCACACTGCGCTGGACGGCCATTTGCTGCTGCAGGACGAACAGGGAATTTGTATTGCCAATTTGTCTATCAGCCTCGGCTGGGCACATGCCGCACAAGGATCCCCTTGGGCTCGTGTCCTTCACCAGGCCGACTTATCGATGTATGAGCACAAGGAGGCGCGGCGCCGACCTTGA